GAAGCTTGCATTTTCAGGCCAGCAGAGATTGCGGGGTTTGCACCCAAACTCCTTAGTGCATCTGACCAGGAATACGGTCTTCCTGATTCTGCTTGTTCTGGTTCCTGGCATCCCTCCTAAGGCTGCCAAAACCGTGACTCCCTTGCTCTGTAACTCACCCTCTGCACTGTAGGCTCTTTGGGACTGAGTCTTAACTCATTTCTGGCTAAGAGCAGGTTCCCTGTGGGTGTGTGTTGTTGAATGCATGGATGAAGGGAGGGCAGGCACTCACAGGTCGGTGGGGATGGGGTACCGCTCCCACTCCCTCACAGGCAGCACGAAGTAGGGGACCCGGGGCACCATGCCCGTCTTGTCTTGATAGTACTCCCGATGCCGCTGGGCCATCTGCAGCTCAACCAGGGAAGAGACGACAGGTTGTTAGTGCGCAGGCGCGATCTCAGGCATCCGCAGCCCCTGCCTGGCTGTACCTGGGCAGGTGGTGGGGCATCGTCTCCCTTAATGTTCCTGGAAGAGTCCCCAGCCAGgtgtcctctctgagcctcagctcctTGTCTGGCTACTGGGGATAATGACATACACCAGGCCAGCATTGCTAGGGTGAGTAAATGAGGCAGGGGACCAGCAGAGGTAAGGGATGTGAAGCCCAGCTTAGTAAGTGGCACAGGGAagcttggggtgtgtgtgtgtgtgtgtgtgttgtctccctgcccctctctcctAGGCAGGCTGTGCTCTGTGAGCCAAGATGGAGGTGCAGGCCTTCCCAGGCCCACAACACTGTCCCACAGCTCCTCAGAGTCTGACGGCATCCACCTGGTCCTCTCCCAGGGGAGGCTGCCTTCTCGTACAGTTCTCCACCCGGGGACCAGGAGGCATCTGTGTCCTTGAAATCAGGCCTGGAGGGATGTTTGCAAGGGAGCTGAGGGGGAAAGTGAGCTGAGGAGCAGCTCAGCCTCCCCTGAGGTGGGGGAGCGCCTGTGTGCCTGTGCTCCGCCGGGACGTGTCTGACCAGATCCAGGGAAGGCTTTATGAGCCGGAGGAGCAGAATAGGAACAACGGGGTTGtgggcagcccctccccaccccccatctgCCTCTCTTTCCCAGAGGGCAGGTGGGGTCCACTCCGGGGCTGGGGCTGACTAGGGCACACCCTAGAGGGCGCTGTAGAGCAGGGCGGTGTCAGGTGGGCACTGGGATCCCGGTGGGCAGGTATGATTGAGAGGAGACTGGGGGCTGGAGCCGGGGTGGGGCTTAGCAGCCGTCAGCGCATGCTGTTCATCCTGTGGGTGAACCTTGGGGCTTTTGCTCAGAGGGAGGTAAGCCAGGGTCCGCAGAGGGAGAGGCTACTGGGTAGAGGTGAGGGCGGGAACATCCCCAAAGGCCCCTCGCTCTCGCTCTCCCGGTAGCAGCGGGAGCAGGGAAAGAGCCACGGGGGTCCCTGGAGTAGGGAGAGAGCAGGGAAGCAGAGTGCTGGGTCCCTCCATACTCCTCCAGCCAGACTCACCGGGTTCCCTGCTGGCTTTGGGACTCTGAAAAAGCAAATAGAGGCGCTCTGGAGGGTGAGAGGTCTCCCCTGGCCTCCAGCCATCACTTCCTCCCCATGCTGtgggagcgggggtgggggggcaccaaGAGGGGGAAAGCTGGCAGAAGCCCCGCCTGGGCGGCCCACCTGGTAGAAGTGAGTGAGCTCGGCTGAGCGGGTACTGTCCAGGTTGAAGCGGGTGTAGCTGGGCATGTGCAGCCAGCGGTTCCAGGTGTGGGAGCAGTGACTCTGCACTAGGTCGGGGTTTGGGGAGAACATGGTCGGGAAGTGGCCACCCTTGCTGAAGGGAGTGTGGTTCTTCTCCAAGGCTGCGTTGCGCTGGTCCTGGAAGTACTTGAGGGTAGCGGTGCCATAGGGGGAGCTGAAGGAGAAGGCCACACCAGGAACATGGCCTTGGTACCTGGGAgagcagggttgggggagggagacatgggtggagggctccaggctgGTTCCAGTTCCAAGACAGGACCTTAAAGACTAGGGGTGACATCAGGGGGCCCCACTGGTCATCTCTGGGCCTCAAGAAGCTTCCTAAGGTGCACTGCCCAGCTCAAGTCTCTGGGGAGGACAAGTGCCAGAGACCTGGTCCTCTGCCTCCCCACAGAGGTCTCTGCCCAGACCTCTACGacatcacctcccagcccaggcgCTCACACAGGGAACAGGACACCTAGGGACCAGGACACCTGGGTGCCAGTCCTGACCCCCTCAGCGAGCTGTAGGCAAATCACTGTCCCTCACTGGCCCTCCATTGACTGAGGGGCTGGCCTGAGGATACAGGGACCTCCTGCAGCTCTGACATTCTGTGATGACCTCATGAAGGGACAGGGGACACAGTGACACATGATGAGTGTCAGCTCTGGTGTGGCCAAGCCCTGGGTTCAGAGTGCCGCAGCCCCGCTCTCAGCAAGACGGCCTCCCAAGGCGCTGCCCAACAAGCCTGGAGAGCTCGCCCAGGGCTCTGGAGCTGTGAGCACTTTATAAGGAGCTCCATCACCCTCTGCAaccagggaaggggctggtgagagggCCAGCAGCAGGGCGAGCGCAGACCCCGGGACACACAGCACAGCCAACACGTGCTCTCAAGACCCCCAGTTATAAGGTTCACGCAGAGAGAACCAAGACTTGTGTcggcagagggagggaagaggaggggaggggagcgttGGTGACATCAAAGAGCTCGGGCACCAGACTTTGGACAAACAGCAGGAGATGGAAGCTCCGCCGTCAGCACAGCCTCCGTGGGCTCCCCAGCCTCTGAAACCTGGCCCTGCCCCCGGGTTGCCACGAGGTCGCCAGTGGCCTCTCTGCAGCGGTGGGCACTGTTCATCTCTCTCATCCTGAAATACCACTCTCTGCTCCTTATTTTCTGTTGGTTCTCACCCATACCTCTGGCctttccttctcagtctcctcctgATGCCCCCTATCAGCCCACTCCCTCTGGGGTCTGTCCTGGGCCCACCTGTTCTCCCTGGTGATGGCATCCAGGCGGTGGCCTTAAACTTCACCTGTGTGTGGATGAGCCTCGATCTACATCTCCAGCCTAGAAGTTCCCTCCAAGCTTCAAACTCCTGTAAACAGTGCACATTAAATGTCCCTGGGCCTTATCCCCCACCTCCACATTCCAGAGCCCTGGAATCCTGCAGCatccgaggctgcccaggggccAGAGTGGTGAGCAATGGGGCTGCAGAGTGGGCGGCGGCGGGGAGAGACCCTCCACTGCACTAGGGTCTTTCTCCAGCCTCTCCTCTCTCATTCCTTGGTCTCTGTCTGCCCTGAATTCTATGACCCTGGTGGTCCtaaccccctccctcctgcctcagtgCCCTTCCTGCATTCCTTGCTGGTGGCCACATTTCCTGCCCTGGAAAGATGTGGGGTTGGTGAGTGCCTGTGAGCCCGTGGGGTCACCTTGGCCACTTCCAGGATGGAGCCCTCCTCTTTGCCATGGCTTGTCCCTGCCCTGGTCTGGAGATCCCTCCTCCTGCCTTGCCAAGGTCTCACTCACTCCCCCAACCCATTCCTCCCCATTTCTCTCAGCTTCCGTCCCTCCTGCTACCCGTCTGTGATCTCACCTCCCCTTTAGTGTCTTCCCTTCTGCCTGCAAACATGCAACACCTTTCCTTGATTCCCAAATACAAACGGGGCCTTGCTGCTTTCTTATCCActaccctttctcttcctttatttctgaaTGTCTCCAGGGAATCCTCTGTACTTCCTGCCTTCTCTTCTTCTACTCCTACGCTTTCCTGGACTTCCCTCTGTCTGACTTCTGACCCATCACTTAAGTGTGGGCTGGTGCTTTCTCATTAAGGTCATATAAGATCAtccagttgccaaatccaatgtcctTGACCCCCACTGTCTCTGTAACATTCACACTGAGGAAGAAACGTAACGGAAGTGGTAGAAGCAGGGCCCCTGGGAGTTGGTGCTGTGTATGAAATGTAATGAGACGGTCAGTTCAGTCATCACAAGTCAAAGACAAGCGGTGAGGgtgcttcttccttcctcccaacGAGTCCTTCCACACTGGGGGCGGTCCCTCCAAGTGTCTCCAGCCCCCACGTGCTCGTCCACATTGATGGTGGAGGACCATCTGCCTGGTGAGGTGAAGCccactcttccctcccttttGCTTGGAAGCAAGGAAGCCCACCCTGCTCCTCCACATCCTGTTCTGAGGGGACACACTCTGCCCTTCGAGGGGAAAGCCCGCCCCAGCCCAGCTCTGGTGGCTCCTTCGGGGTTTCAACGTCAGCGCCATTCTCCAAGACCACTTGCCTTCTTTTATCTCACTTCTCAAGTGGTTCAGAACACAGGAAATGAAACAGGTGCTGGTCACCAGGTGTTGTCAAACCCCAACAGAGATAATGACGTGACAGAGGGAAAACTAAAGAAAGATGGCCTAGAACATTCTGCAGGGAAAAGAGCATGCATGACCCAAGAACATTGGACCAGCCAGTGTGGTCATTCAGGTATAAAGGCAGCTGCACCAAAGAACTCAGGAAATAAAGGGCCCAAAGCCGTTCTTGAAAGCAGTGTTCAGTGATGAAATCCTGCCAGCTAAGAGACGATCAAAAGAAAAAACTACCAGTCATGTAGAACATCTTCACAGCTATTTAAGTGCAGAAGTTGGAATAGCTACTAGGTGAAGGCTGGTTGCAGAAAAGAATGCAAATGTTATAAAACCTGTCAAAGGAAAAAGTAATTTAAGCAGCAAAAattggggggtgggtggaggggcagcTGGAAGTGCACTTAGAATTTCTAAAGCAGAGTCAACCCCTGGCATCTAAAATTGAAACACTTTGGTAAAAATAACAGAATAATTACTCTAACCCCTTAATAGTTttaattctctcttcctctccctctctgtccgAGAGGCCTTTTAGAAGCTAAGACGTCTTGTGATGAATTAGCATTTATCTAGAGTCTAGCTCTTTTTCTGTTCTGCTTCAGTATCTTTCTCTTCAGTTAGGTTTGAGTAGGATTAAATTTcatgcttttcattttaaaatagtaaacatggtatgatcatatttttataaaattgttttgtCTATCTTTCTGTCCATCgatccattcacccatccatctAGTCTTCTATCTGAATAGACacctaaaaagaaaccaaaaatgaGGTTTAGGCTCATTCTGGGTGCTTGGATTTGGGGTGATTTGTTGCTCCCTTCTTTGCACATGTAATATTTTTTTAGAGAGTCAGATGGCATTAGGAGCTACTTTATTGggaacctactgtgtgctggcttGATGTGTGCTGTCAGGAATACAAATCGCTCAGCGCTGCTTCCTCGAGCCTGCCCCTCCTTCAGTGTTTGAGTCACGGTGTGTGTGCACGGTGGCCCAGGCTCTCATGCTATTAAACGCCAGGAGGGAAGGCCATTCCCATGGAGGGTCAGGAGGGACTTTTGGTGGAGCTCCATAAAGGGGGGTCCCTTGGGGGAGGCATTGAGAAGAACCCCTGCTCCTCTTCTGGGTGCTAGTGTTCCCCAGAGTCCTCTTCTCTCTTCAGGGGACCACACCCTCTGGAAGAGCTCATGCATGTTAGACTTCCAACACTGGACACCCAGATCTGTGCCTCCaaccccaccccttctccccgCTACAGACCCACTCACCCAGCTGTCCACACGGGGCATGCCCAGGCACCAGATTCAGCACGATAGAAATGAGCCTGCTCCTCATTCTGGATTTCCCTGCCCTGGGTAacgccatccccatctaccagaATCCACCAGAAACTCAGCATCACCCTGCCAACCGCCACATCCAGCTTCTCCCTAAGTCCTGCCTTTGCTCCCTGCTTAGTGACTTTTCCACTGCTCTCCCCTGTCTCACAGCTGCAGGTCCTTCTCTTTGCTCATCTGGTCAGCCTCGCATCTCCTAGCTAGACCCATAGACCAAGTGTCACCCCCTGCAGCCTGTCATCCACACTAACGCCAGAGCGATCTTTCATCACCAGACCACCACGGCTCACCTCTCTTTTCACTTCCCCGCAGGCGCCCCATGCCCCAGAAGTGCTACTCACATCTCTGGGGCCCCACGTGCTCTCCAAGTCTTCACACACATTTCCTCTACCCAGAAGTCTGCATCTCCTCCTGCCCCGTGGGGCGTCCCACCCTCACTCACAGAGCCAGGCTCTCTGTTGTCTTCCCTGACCACACACCCTCTACCCAGCATCACCTCCTTACAGTAGGATTATGATCCTTCATCCATACCCAGATCCATATTAGCTCCTCTCCTCTGCTAGTATGTGTTCTCCTTTATCCGCAGCACCTACACACCCCCGACACACAACAAGTGCACCATAAATGTTCACTGGAGGAAGCAGAAGTCCAGGAGCCCAGGGGCACCATGTCCTGGAACCATGGCTCCCATCTGCAGAGCACGCACCGGCACAGAGCGTCCCACCCACAGGGGCGGGCGCACCTCAAACAAAGGAGCTATAGAAATGTGCCCGTTTCCTCGTGATCCTTTTTGCCACCCCCAGGCTCTCTGCCACactcctcctctgctccctgcttTCCCGCCTTCTCTGAATGCCAAGATATTTGCATCCCAATAGAAGAGAAGCCCTGTCCTCCGCAATCCTCCAAAGGTTCTGCCTGGATCTGAATTCCACTCAGCACCTGCTGCTCCGGGTGGggtgcgtgtgtgcacacacacatgcacgtggtCATGTTTATTCAGCACTAGGCAGACAGCCTTGGCTAGTAAGTCTATGTCCCCGGACGCACTTGCATCTGTGAGCTGTGAGCATGACTTGTGCAGTTCCATGGTAGAGCCCTGTTTTCGCTGGGCATGGGGCCAGCCAAGGTAGAGAGAACAGGGGAACGACAGGTTTCACAACGGGGCATCGGATGGTCCTGACCGCTCCTGCCACACCTCCTCCTTGACCCCTTCacccatccctgcccctccccagcctgcacACCACACAAGCTTGGAGACGGCGCTCAGCCTGGCCCACGGCAGAAGTCCACTGTGGTTACTGTGCACACAGGGAGCCCTCCCTTCCTGCTTCTTAATAGCACTGCTTGGCCCCACAGCCAACATTCGAATTAATTACTGTGCTCCATCAGGGATCCCATGAGCGACTTATTAACTAATTAACTTGCTACTATTCAGCATGTCCTCATTCCGCAAGTCCCTCTTCTCCACACACTTCCTGCTGAGTACGGTTCAGATCAGATCTCTCCCCTGGGCACAAACTTTCAAGGGGTCCCCATTGCCCGTGAAATTAAGAACAAATTAGGCCAGGCGCTCAAGGTCCTTCTTGGTGTGAAGCCCTGCTTTCCAGTCTTACCAACCTCTGTCATATCCCAGAGTAACCGAGCAGGACCTGATGGGGCCTTTCCgggatggaacctccccaccgtgtCTTCTGCCTGCCTCTCATCAGTAGAAGAACTTTAGCCTCCGAGGCCTTTCCCTGAGTTCCgaagaataaatttaatccaggaagtgagaaaatgcagaaagaaaggaaaacagtcaagcaagacaaattaataatagtttagccattaaacaaagccAAGGTCCTATAGTTCCTCTTCAAGaactatagataatattctgagccatgtcctttgagctgttttgcagatactgaaaccccTGCCAGGTAGAAGAAGTGAACTGTGTGCTGCCCACAAGCATGAAGAACCTGACCAGCTGGAGCGGAAGGCTGATGAGGTTGACTCCCGATggcctcaccaccaaccaatcaggaGAATGTCCATGAGCCGTCATGACCCCcacaacaccccccaccccccgtctataaaaacctttccctgaaagcctttGGAGAGTTTGGATCTTTTGGGCACTAGCTTCCCagactccttgcttggtgccctgcaataaacGCTGCAATTTCCTTCATCACAACATGGTGTCAGTAGGCTGGCTTTACTGTATGTGGCCGAGCGGACCCAAGTCTGATTCGGTAACACCAGCTGTGCCCTCCAGCCAAATAGGCCATGTGCTGCTTTAGAAGCATATCCTGTTGGTACCTGCACCCCATGACTTTCCCCGGGTCATCCCCTCCATCCAAAAGAtgtttcctcctctccccacgtTGTGATCTTACCCATCCTTCAAGGTAGATTTCATCTACCTCCTTTCCCATCAGCCTCTTCTGACCAAGCGCGTCCGCTCCAGTGAACCGTCTTCACTCTCTGTGCCTCTCAGCTCTCAGTTCACATTCTACTGTGTTGTCATTACCTGGGCAGTATGTTCTTCCTTTCTGAATTATAAGCTCGTGGGGATAGAGGGCTGTCTTCTACTCATACTTACATCCCTGGCATTCCTGGCACTCAGTACCTGTTCtggaaatatttgctgaattgagCTGACACATGGGGACACACTTCTAAGGGCTGATGATTATTCTGGATAGAAGGATGGTCCCTGTTACAAAGCCCAGGTGTCCAGGGCCTCCGATTTCCTGTTCTTAGGAAGGGTCCCCAGTTCCTCAGGGTTGTGTGAGTGCGTCAGTTACCTATCTGGGCACATGGACTCTCCTATATCCTCCTGGGAAGGTGGTCTTTGTTTTGTACCCCAGGATGTACTGGCCCGTCTCTCACCCTGAGAGGTGATCTGTTGGAATTACTGTACTGTGGTGAGCGGCAACCCATCTCTTCCCAGCTCCGCGTTGTGACGCCAGGTTGATAGCTTGAAATCGACTACAGCAGGAGTAGTTTTGCCACAGATAATGGGTGAATGCTACAAATCaaggtttttttccctccagagagctggttgttaaacatttaccagcacaccactgagtGTGCAGATCTGTTGTATGAGGATTCTGGGGGAGGGGACAAGGCCACCTCGTGGGACCACCCTTTAACAATGGCAAGTATGAAATGCACTGATACGAGGTTCTTGAGGCCCCCGAGGCCCAGGCCAGGCTTAGTGTCAGACATGGGCACAGCTGTCACTCCGGACAGATGGAGGGAGGCACTGGGGTAGAAGCCCGTCACACTCATTCCTGCTGAGAGCCACTGCGGGGAGCTGCAGGCACTGGGGGCAGCAGCAGTCTGGGTATAAATGAATGCACAAGGGCAGGTCGAGTGTTTGGACTGGGAACCTGGTGAGGTGTGATGGGAGGCAGAGAGCAAGGGGGTGGGTACCACCTGAACCTGTGCCTCTAGCAGGGAGCACAGAGTATCACTGAAGCCAGTCTCATCCCTTAAGAAGCCTTACCAtcccaggagttccctgctcaCTGCAGGGATGGCACACAGGCCAGACAGTGGCAAAGTGTCTGAAGGCGGTGCTGCCCAGAGCAGCAAAAGACCAAATGGCGCATCCTAGCCAACTAGTCTGAAGGCCAGCATCCTGTCCCCCTTGGTGCTAGAATCAGACCTTGAACACCGTAGGGGTCCAACTAATGATAATAGCTAACAGTTGGAGGGATTGAAAAGAGGAGGGGTGCTGAAGTCACAGAGACCTGGCTGGGTGACTTGATGAATGACTTTGGGCAATTTCTCATCTGGGTTGTTGTAaagggttttgttgttgctgttgctgtttgtttgtttttaaatttgtaaaaagCCCAACACAGTGCCtcgcacatagtagatgcttatACACGGGGGTTCACGGTGCTACTACAGGGCATCAGGGATCTGGTTCCAGCCCAGCTCTTCCTTCACCAGCCTGGAGCTTAGGCAAGTTCCCCACAGACCTTAGTGACCGCATCtggaaagggatgggaagggctgGACTACATGATTCCCGAGGTCCTTGACACTGTAAATATTCTCTGCCTCTCTGAATACAACTGGTAAGGGGGATGATTTGAATGTCAGAAGAGACTGGCTGCACTGAAAATCCTGTGATTAATGTTTGAAAAAACATTCAGAAATAATAATTATCCAAGTGTGGTGAGGAATCTTGGATTCTTTCAGTACGTTAACAAAATTGCCAATGAGGTAGCATTTAGACACATGAGACAACTCAATTCATTCCTTGTTGAAAAGCATCTTTAGGGAGAGCATATCCCTCCCAGAAAGATCCAGCCGAAAAAGCAGCACGTACAGGCTCAGCTGCTCAAACTAGACCATCTACGCTTGGAGCCTTATTTACGATTCACTTGTTGCCACAATTTCTAGAGCAGTCACAGGACAGGGCGCTCAAGGGAACTGCAGACAGGCGGTGTAGCTAGAGAAGCATCCTGGGATTGCTTCTGAAACTCACAGCTTCCCACCCCCACAACCCCAGACAGAGTTGGGGAACTGTGAGGGGGAGGGTTAGGTTCCAGTTGGAGACTGTGGGGGGCTTAAGAAAAAATACATCAATGTATAAAATCAAACCTCATGATAAACACCCATAATATGGTGTTAACACCACTATCTACAGCTGCAAAAATGGCTTTGAGCTAAACCTTATGTATTTAGACCAGACTGGGAACCCCTGGGGGGAAGCCCCCAACTTGTTTGCCTTAACCCAACATCTGGCACATCCCAAGCACTCAACACATCTTTATCAAAGGAATGCCTAAacgattgaaagaattaataggGAAGTCTTCCGTCCTTTCCTAACACACCTGGCTTGACTTCAGGAAACAACTGTGACCTGGTAAATCAGCTTTGTCTGATGTGGCCAAAGTAGCTTTCAAACTCTCCCAGATCCAAAGAAAGGCCCTGTCCACAAATGGGCTGGACTAAAACTACAGCACCTGCCCCTATTTACTGCATTCCCTCTGTGtgcagaaataattttaatatcacAGCCCCGCAATGTCATGCTTATTCTGCAAGATGATCCAAATGTCATATAAAATATAGTGTGAGACCTTTTCTTCGTTTCACAGTCTGTTTAGTTTGCAGAAGAGAGCATGTGTTTTTTTCAACCACATGGAGATCCTGCCTGCAAAACTCTCAAGATAttaacttcattcattcattcattcattcactctatACAAATGTGCTGATACTTTGCTGGTATCTCAGAatccagcccctgccctcagtgCAGACATTGATTTTACGTAGGAGAGAGAAGACAATTTACACCCTGGAGGAAGAGGTTAAGAGTGGAAATCTCAGATACTTTGAAAGAAAGGGCCaaagaatggaaagaaacaaTCAGACTTGCATCTTAGATGTTCGGAGTGTGAAAAAATCCAGAGAAACGGAAGGTAGGCTTGGCCCTTCATCCAAAAATGCTAAAGACAGGGCAGATCTCCCAGCTGGGAGGCTTTCAAAGACAGCGGTTCTGcgaggattaagtgagatcagTGGGAGAACCGACCATTAGGTCGGTGGAGAGTGCGCACCACTAAATGTTACTGCCGGTCTTGCCTTGTCAGATTCTTCCAGCCCTGCCCGCCCCGGGCGCCCAACCCATCTCCTTCGCTCCTTCAACCAACAGATACTAATGTTGCCGGAATCCTGGGTGCCCCGCACTGTGCTGGAGGCCGAAGAGCCCGCTCCTTTCTCGGGGACTCCAAAACCTCTTGTTCCTGCTCGGTGTCTCCAGACACCAATCCCACAGGCAGTCGCCCCCTTCTCCTCCCGACCCGGACCCCACTCACTGTTACCCCGAGCTGGGGTGCTCCTCACTCGCTAGGGACCCACTTCCTACTGAAGGGGATCTGGAGCTCCCCGCCGCGCCCAGCCACTGCCGGCTGAGAGAGCGCAAACCGCCCCACCCCGAGAAGGCCACCTAGGTGGTCGGGTGAAAACTTGGCGCCCGGGCCCTTCAACCCCCAAGGCGCAGGGGTAGAGTTTTCGAGGCGAGGctggaggcggggtggggggttgcggagggaggagagaagacgTCCCCAGGGGCTCTGACCCCCAGGCTCGGGCGGGGTCTAGTATTCGGAGGTCTTACCCGGGCATGAGGCCAGGAGGCGCGTAGGCGGCATTGAACTCGGTCAGTAGGGTGCCTGCGCTGCGGGAGGCCATGGTGGCGGCAGGGAGCGCGCAGCGAGCCCAGGGTGCTCCTACACCACGGTCAATAGCCCGGGTCACCAGGCAACCGTGAGCCTGGCAAcgcctggggcggggggggggggccgttCCTGGACCACTCTCCCCCTCGCTGTTCCCTTACTGGAGCAGCACCGTGGGGCGCGCCCAGAAGATGCCCCCATCTCCACCTGCTCTCCTGTGTGAACCCACAAATCGCTGCTCCTACTCAAGCCTCCACTTTCGCATCATTGGGCGCATCTCAGAGCTTCACTGCTGGCCCAAATTGTTGATGCTGGGATGAGGG
The genomic region above belongs to Vicugna pacos chromosome 15, VicPac4, whole genome shotgun sequence and contains:
- the CIMIP2C gene encoding ciliary microtubule inner protein 2C, coding for MASRSAGTLLTEFNAAYAPPGLMPGYQGHVPGVAFSFSSPYGTATLKYFQDQRNAALEKNHTPFSKGGHFPTMFSPNPDLVQSHCSHTWNRWLHMPSYTRFNLDSTRSAELTHFYQMAQRHREYYQDKTGMVPRVPYFVLPVREWERYPIPTDLPPLSPKKKWYLLRASPENLKTYQTFPSGKRVSPQERQRRDRYFEFRA